From Callithrix jacchus isolate 240 chromosome 3, calJac240_pri, whole genome shotgun sequence, a single genomic window includes:
- the DSPP gene encoding dentin sialophosphoprotein, with protein MKIIIYFGIWAVAWAIPVPQSKPLERHVVEKSVNLPLLARSKVSVQDELNANGTTKETGVPMLESEKGRQEHTQDGRKGEENGSEWAEVGGKSFSIYSTLANEEGNIEGWNGDIGKAETYGHDGIHGKEENTTANGIQGQVSIIDNAGATNRSNNSGNTDKKTQNGDVGDAGHNEDAAVVQEDGPQVAGSNNSTDNEDEIIENSCRNEGTTSEITPQINSKRNGTQEAEVTPGTGEDDGLDNSDGSPSGNGTDEDEDKGSGDDEDEEAGYGKDSSDNSKGQEGQDHGKDGNSSIGQNSDSSEDYDPEGKEDLHNDSEGDNTSKSEENSAGIPEDNGSQRIEDTQQLNHIESKGVENGITKESEQHAVGKTQDTGIEIKGPSSGNRNITKEAVKANEDKENKGQHGVILGKGNVKTQGEVDNIEVPGQKSGPGNKVEHSNTGSDSKSDGYDSYDFDDESMQGDDPDSSDESNGNDDANSESNNNSNSQGDASYNSDESKDNGNGSDSKGEDDDSDSTSDANDSDSNGNGNNGNNDNGKSDGGKGKSNSSDSNDSSDSSDSSDSSDSSNSSDSDSSDSDSESSNSSDSSDSSDSSDSASSESSSSSDSSNSDSSDSDSSDSSNSSDSSDSSDSSDSDSSNSSDSSDSSDSSDSDSSNSSDSSDSSDSSDSDSSDSDSSDSSDSSDSSHSSDSSDSSDSDSSDSKSDNSKSGSSDSSDSDSKSDSSDSSSSSDSSNSSESDSSDSSDSSDSSDSSDSDSNDSSDSNSSDSSNSSDSSDSSDSDSSDSNDSSKSSDSSNSSDSSDSSDSSDSDSSDSSDSSDSNNSSKSSDSSDSSDSSDSDSSDSSDSSDSSDSSDSSDSSDSSNSSDSSDSSDSSDSSDSSDSSDSSDSSDSSDSSDSDSSDSSNSSDSSDSSDSSDSSDSDSSDSSDSDSSDSSDSSDSSDSSDSSNSSDSSDSSDSSDSSDSSDSDSSDSSDSSDSSDSSDSNSSDSSDSSDSSNSSDSSDSSDSSDSDSSDSSNSSDSSDSSDSSDSDSSNSSDSSDSSDSSDSTSDSSDENDSQSKSGNSNNNGSDNDSSDSEGSDSNHSTSDD; from the exons atgaagataattatatattttggcATTTGGGCAGTAGCATGGGCCATTCCA GTTCCTCAGAGCAAACCACTGGAGAGACACGTTGTTGAAAAATCTGTGAATTTACCTCTCCTAGCGAGATCAAAAGTGTCAGTACAG GATGAGTTAAATGCCAATGGAACCACTAAAGAAACTGGTGTCCCCATGCTTGAAAGTGAAAAAGGAAGGCAAGAGCATACCCAAGATGGTCGCAAGGGAgaagagaatggctctgagtGGGCAGAAGTAGGAGGGAAGAGTTTTTCTATATATTCCACATTAGCAAATGAAGAGGGGAATATTGAGGGTTGGAATGGGGACATAGGAAAAGCAGAAACATATGGTCATGATGGAATAcatgggaaagaagaaaacaccACAGCAAATGGCATCCAGGGACAAGTAAGCATCATTGACAATGCCGGAGCCACAAACAGAAGCAACAATAGTGGAAATACTGATAAGAAAACCCAAAATGGGGATGTTGGTGATGCAGGTCATAATGAGGATGCTGCTGTTGTCCAGGAAGATGGACCTCAAGTAGCTGGAAGCAATAACAGTACAGACAATGAGGATGAAATAATTGAGAACTCCTGTAGAAATGAGGGTACTACGAGTGAAATAACACCTCAGATCAACAGCAAGAGAAAtgggactcaggaggctgaggtgacaccAGGCACTGGAGAAGATGATGGCCTGGATAATTCTGATGGGAGTCCTAGTGGGAATGGAACAGATGAGGATGAAGACAAGGGCTctggtgatgatgaagatgaagaagcaGGGTATGGAAAAGACAGCAGTGATAACAGCAAGGGCCAGGAGGGCCAGGACCATGGGAAAGATGGTAATAGTAGCATAGGTCAAAATTCAGATAGTAGTGAAGATTATGACCCTGAAGGCAAAGAAGACCTCCATAATGACAGTGAGGGAGACAACACCTCCAAGAGTGAGGAGAATTCTGCTGGTATTCCAGAAGACAATGGCAGCCAAAGAATAGAGGACACCCAGCAGCTCAACCACATAGAAAGCAAAGGTGTAGAAAATGGAATCACCAAAGAATCAGAGCAGCATGCTGTTGGGAAGACCCAAGATACA GGAATAGAAATCAAAGGTCCCAGCAGTGGCAACAGAAATATTACCAAAGAAGCTGTGAAGGCCAACGAAGATAAAGAGAATAAAGGACAACACGGAGTGATCTTGGGCAAAGGAAATGTGAAGACACAAGGGGAGGTTGACAACATAGAAGTACCTGGCCAGAAATCGGGACCAGGAAATAAAGTTGAACACAGCAACACAGGTAGTGACAGCAAGAGTGATGGTTATGACAGTTATGATTTCGATGATGAGTCCATGCAAGGAGATGATCCCGACAGCAGTGATGAATCTAACGGCAATGATGATGCTAATTCAGAAAGTAACAATAACAGCAATAGTCAAGGTGATGCTTCTTATAACTCTGATGAATCAAAAGATAATGGCAATGGCAGTGACTCAAAAGGAGAAGATGATGACAGTGATAGCACATCAGACGCTAATGATAGTGACAGTAATGGCAATGGTAACAATGGGAATAATGACAATGGCAAATCAGACGGAGGCAAAGGCAAATCAAATAGCAGTGATAGTAATGACAGCAGTGACAGTAGCGACAGCAGTGACAGTAGTGACAGCAGTAACAGTAGTGACAGTGACAGCAGTGACAGTGATAGTGAGAGCAGCAATAGCAGTGATAGTAGTGATAGCAGTGACAGCAGTGACAGTGCTAGCAGTGAGAGCAGCAGTAGCAGTGACAGTAGTAATAGTGACAGCAGTGACAGTGACAGCAGTGATAGTAGTAATAGCAGTGACAGTAGTGACAGCAGTGATAGCAGCGACAGTGATAGTAGTAATAGCAGTGACAGTAGTGACAGCAGTGATAGCAGCGACAGTGATAGTAGTAATAGCAGTGACAGTAGTGACAGCAGTGATAGCAGCGACAGTGATAGTAGTGATAGTGATAGCAGTGACAGTAGTGACAGCAGTGATAGCAGCCACAGTAGTGATAGTAGTGACAGCAGTGACAGTGATAGTAGTGATAGCAAATCAGACAACAGCAAATCAGGTAGCAGTGACAGCAGTGATAGTGACAGTAAGTCAGACAGCAGTGACAGCAGCAGTAGCAGTGacagcagcaacagcagtgaGAGTGACAGCAGTGATAGTAGTGACAGCAGTGATAGCAGTGACAGCAGTGATAGTGACAGCAATGATAGTAGTGACAGCAATAGCAGTGACAGCAGCAATAGTAGTGACAGCAGTGACAGCAGCGATAGTGACAGTAGTGATAGCAATGACAGCAGCAAAAGCAGCGACAGCAGCAATAGCAGTGACAGCAGCGACAGCAGTGACAGCAGCGATAGTGACAGTAGTGATAGCAGCGACAGCAGTgacagcaacaacagcagcaaaagcAGTGACAGCAGTGATAGCAGTGACAGTAGTGATAGTGACAGCAGTGACAGCAGCGATAGCAGTGATAGCAGTGACAGCAGTGACAGCAGCGATAGCAGTGACAGCAGCAATAGCAGTGACAGCAGCGATAGCAGTGACAGCAGTGATAGCAGCGACAGCAGTGACAGCAGTGATAGCAGTGACAGCAGCGATAGCAGTGACAGCAGTGATAGCGACAGCAGTGACAGCAGCAATAGCAGTGACAGTAGTGATAGCAGCGACAGCAGTGACAGTAGTGATAGTGACAGCAGTGACAGTAGTGATAGTGACAGCAGTGACAGCAGCGATAGCAGTGACAGCAGTGATAGCAGTGACAGCAGCAATAGCAGTGACAGTAGTGACAGTAGTGATAGCAGCGACAGCAGTGACAGTAGTGATAGTGACAGCAGTGACAGCAGCGACAGCAGTGACAGCAGTGATAGCAGTGATAGCAACAGCAGTGATAGCAGTGACAGCAGCGATAGCAGCAACAGCAGTGATAGTAGCGACAGCAGTGACAGCAGTGATAGCGACAGCAGTGACAGCAGCAATAGCAGTGACAGCAGCGATAGCAGTGACAGTAGTGATAGCGACAGCAGCAACAGTAGCGACAGCAGTGACAGCAGCGATAGCAGCGACAGCACATCTGACAGCAGTGATGAGAATGACAGCCAGAGCAAATCTGGAAATAGCAACAACAATGGAAGTGACAATGACAGTAGTGACAGTGAAGGCAGTGACAGTAACCACTCAACTAGTGATGattag